In a single window of the Streptomyces sp. NBC_00353 genome:
- a CDS encoding outer membrane protein assembly factor BamB family protein: MTQPPSQQPPQGGFGAPQEPPQGSPQPAAPGQPPQSQPPQGQPPAQPPQMPAALPTPPPAQPGYGYPQQPGQAPGYGYPQQPGPYAQQPGPYGQQPGPYAQQPGPYGQQPQPGYGYPQQQYPGAPIPGGPGGTGGGSPFKGKPAVIIGAAVAAAIVIAGGVFLATSGGDDDKKPVAQASTDGKAPSGSPSVDEGDGNGDGRQADDDLNAGRKPGEAKVLWLQKNDVDLPRNGADVYGPWVVGDTVVKGMYRAVSGYSAADGKQKWTLKLPADMCAAPSQTTTDGKIVIGVKNGTTDKADCSDLQMIDLNTGKAGWKKSIKKNGIWDMMSDISLAISGDTVTVGRTSNSNAYRVSDGKELFGKPAGNCQPFAFAGGPKLIAAASCRTDDIDNPQHQIQEIDPATGKAKWTYRPARGWEIDRVYSVSPLVVSLTQSEKKKWSILAIKENGTLRSQLVGDKGDKFAPDCGSAFAIFGKSLDGCVGVAADANTFYMSTEADSSGTARTNKVVAFNLNTGKPKWKAAAPAEQIVKPLRMEGGNVLLYVEAGYNKGGGIATLAPTGGAPQMLLRHPESTSQIESSFYNAKIVYADGRSFIASGRVSASNDKEELETKTMMAFGK, translated from the coding sequence ATGACCCAGCCGCCCAGCCAGCAACCGCCGCAGGGAGGCTTCGGCGCTCCGCAGGAGCCGCCGCAGGGGAGTCCTCAGCCGGCGGCGCCCGGGCAGCCGCCGCAGAGTCAGCCGCCGCAGGGTCAACCGCCTGCCCAGCCACCGCAGATGCCGGCCGCGCTGCCGACGCCGCCGCCCGCTCAGCCGGGTTACGGCTATCCGCAGCAGCCGGGTCAGGCCCCCGGTTACGGCTACCCGCAGCAGCCGGGCCCGTACGCCCAACAGCCGGGTCCCTACGGTCAGCAGCCGGGCCCGTACGCCCAACAGCCCGGCCCCTACGGCCAGCAGCCGCAGCCCGGTTACGGCTACCCGCAGCAGCAGTACCCCGGCGCCCCGATACCCGGCGGCCCCGGCGGCACGGGCGGTGGCAGCCCCTTCAAGGGGAAGCCCGCAGTGATCATCGGTGCCGCGGTCGCCGCCGCGATCGTCATCGCCGGTGGCGTGTTCCTCGCGACCAGCGGTGGTGACGACGACAAGAAGCCCGTCGCGCAAGCGAGCACGGACGGCAAGGCGCCGAGCGGTTCGCCCTCCGTCGACGAGGGCGACGGCAACGGCGACGGACGGCAGGCGGACGACGACCTCAACGCCGGGCGCAAGCCGGGCGAGGCCAAGGTCCTCTGGCTGCAGAAGAACGACGTCGACCTGCCGCGCAACGGCGCGGACGTGTACGGCCCCTGGGTCGTCGGCGACACCGTCGTCAAGGGCATGTACCGCGCGGTCTCCGGCTACTCGGCCGCCGACGGCAAGCAGAAGTGGACGCTGAAGCTGCCCGCCGACATGTGCGCCGCGCCTTCGCAGACCACCACCGACGGCAAGATCGTCATCGGGGTCAAGAACGGCACCACCGACAAGGCCGACTGCTCGGACCTCCAGATGATCGACCTCAACACCGGCAAGGCCGGCTGGAAGAAGTCGATCAAGAAGAACGGCATCTGGGACATGATGTCGGACATCTCCCTCGCCATCAGCGGAGACACCGTCACGGTCGGCCGGACCAGCAACTCCAACGCCTACCGGGTCAGCGACGGCAAGGAGCTGTTCGGCAAGCCGGCGGGCAACTGCCAGCCGTTCGCCTTCGCCGGCGGCCCCAAACTGATCGCAGCCGCCAGCTGCCGCACCGATGACATCGACAACCCCCAGCACCAGATCCAGGAGATCGACCCGGCCACCGGCAAGGCCAAGTGGACGTACCGGCCGGCCCGTGGGTGGGAGATCGACCGGGTCTACTCGGTGAGCCCGCTCGTCGTCTCGCTGACCCAGAGCGAGAAGAAGAAGTGGAGCATCCTCGCGATCAAGGAGAACGGCACGCTCCGTTCCCAGCTGGTCGGTGACAAGGGCGACAAGTTCGCACCGGACTGCGGCAGTGCGTTCGCCATCTTCGGCAAGTCACTGGACGGCTGTGTCGGTGTCGCCGCCGACGCCAACACCTTCTACATGTCGACCGAAGCCGACTCCAGCGGCACCGCCCGTACGAACAAGGTCGTCGCGTTCAACCTGAACACCGGCAAGCCGAAGTGGAAGGCCGCGGCCCCGGCCGAGCAGATCGTGAAGCCGCTGCGGATGGAGGGCGGCAATGTGCTGCTCTACGTGGAGGCCGGATACAACAAGGGCGGCGGGATCGCCACCCTCGCCCCGACCGGTGGCGCGCCGCAGATGCTGCTCCGGCACCCGGAGTCGACGTCCCAGATCGAGAGTTCGTTCTACAACGCGAAGATCGTCTACGCGGACGGGCGTTCCTTCATCGCGAGCGGGCGGGTCAGTGCGAGCAACGACAAGGAAGAGCTGGAGACGAAGACCATGATGGCCTTCGGCAAGTGA
- the galT gene encoding galactose-1-phosphate uridylyltransferase, which translates to MKKTVTTLADGRELLYYDSRDDVVRDAVDRRPLDAVSTSSEIRRDPLLGDSVAIASHRQGRTYHPPADECPLCPSRGGRLSEIPDDRYDVVVFENRFPSLAGDSGRCEVVCFTSDHDSSFADLTEEQATLVLDAWTDRTAELAEFEQVKQVFCFENRGAEIGVTLGHPHGQIYAYPFVTPRTELMLRSMQAHRERTGGNLFDDIVARELTDGDRVVLTGEHWVAFVPYAAHWPYEVHLHPRRRVPDLRELDEGARTEFAQIYLELLRRFDRIFGPGEPPTPYIAAWHQAPFGVPGREEFGLHLELFTIRRTSGKLKFLAGSESGMSVFINDVPPEAAAQRLREVASE; encoded by the coding sequence GTGAAGAAGACGGTTACGACGCTCGCCGACGGCCGGGAGCTGCTCTACTACGACAGCCGCGACGACGTGGTCCGGGACGCCGTCGACCGGCGGCCGCTCGACGCCGTATCGACCTCCTCCGAAATCCGCCGCGACCCTCTCCTCGGGGACAGCGTCGCCATCGCCTCGCACCGCCAGGGCCGCACGTACCACCCGCCGGCCGACGAGTGCCCGCTCTGCCCGTCCCGGGGCGGGCGGCTCAGCGAGATCCCCGACGACCGGTACGACGTGGTCGTCTTCGAGAACCGCTTCCCCTCGCTCGCCGGTGACTCCGGCCGCTGCGAGGTCGTCTGCTTCACCTCCGACCACGACTCGTCGTTCGCCGACCTCACCGAGGAGCAGGCGACCCTGGTCCTCGACGCCTGGACCGACCGCACCGCCGAACTCGCCGAGTTCGAGCAGGTCAAGCAGGTGTTCTGCTTCGAGAACCGGGGCGCCGAGATAGGCGTGACGCTCGGCCATCCGCACGGGCAGATCTACGCGTACCCCTTCGTCACCCCGCGCACCGAGCTGATGCTCCGCTCGATGCAGGCGCACCGCGAGCGGACCGGTGGCAACCTCTTCGACGACATCGTGGCCCGCGAGCTGACCGACGGCGATCGCGTGGTGCTGACCGGCGAGCACTGGGTGGCCTTCGTCCCGTACGCCGCGCACTGGCCGTACGAGGTGCATCTGCACCCGCGCCGGCGCGTCCCCGACCTGCGGGAACTCGACGAAGGGGCGCGCACAGAGTTCGCACAGATCTATCTGGAACTCTTGAGGCGATTCGACCGGATCTTCGGCCCCGGTGAGCCGCCGACCCCGTACATCGCGGCCTGGCACCAGGCGCCGTTCGGAGTCCCCGGGCGGGAGGAGTTCGGGCTTCACCTCGAGCTTTTCACCATCCGACGTACCTCCGGCAAGCTGAAGTTCCTCGCGGGTTCCGAGTCCGGCATGAGTGTGTTCATCAACGACGTGCCGCCGGAGGCCGCGGCCCAGCGACTGCGAGAGGTAGCGAGCGAGTGA
- a CDS encoding helix-turn-helix transcriptional regulator, with protein MGVRLMVVDDHRLLAEALASALKLRGHRVLAAAAPTAGAAELVVSRAPEVCLFGTATPAEPGAFDPITRIKRERPQVAVVVLGPVPSPRGIAAAFAAGAAGYVRHDERIEGVERAMVKARAGEAAVAPQLLQGAFAELLNPAVQPDDEGQRLLRMLTPREIEVLVRVAEGEDTRLIAAGMRIASSTARTHVQRVLMKLGVGSRLEAAALAARTGLLDRAVVGGMTKGPDAG; from the coding sequence ATGGGCGTGCGGCTCATGGTGGTCGATGACCACAGACTGCTCGCCGAGGCGTTGGCCTCGGCGCTGAAATTGCGGGGTCACCGGGTGCTCGCGGCGGCCGCGCCGACCGCCGGTGCGGCGGAACTCGTGGTGAGCAGAGCCCCGGAGGTCTGTCTGTTCGGCACGGCGACACCCGCCGAACCCGGGGCGTTCGACCCGATCACCCGGATCAAGAGGGAGCGCCCGCAGGTGGCGGTGGTGGTGCTCGGGCCGGTGCCCAGTCCGCGCGGGATCGCGGCGGCCTTCGCGGCCGGCGCCGCCGGATATGTCAGGCACGACGAGCGGATAGAGGGTGTCGAGCGGGCGATGGTCAAGGCGCGGGCCGGAGAGGCGGCGGTCGCGCCGCAACTGCTCCAGGGTGCCTTCGCCGAGCTGCTCAACCCGGCCGTCCAGCCGGACGACGAGGGGCAGCGGCTGCTGCGCATGCTCACCCCGCGTGAGATCGAGGTCCTGGTGCGGGTCGCGGAGGGCGAGGACACCCGGCTGATCGCGGCCGGGATGCGGATCGCGTCGAGCACCGCGCGTACGCATGTGCAGCGGGTGCTGATGAAGCTGGGGGTCGGCTCACGGCTGGAGGCCGCGGCACTGGCGGCCCGCACCGGGCTGCTGGACCGCGCGGTAGTGGGCGGAATGACGAAGGGGCCGGACGCCGGGTGA
- the galK gene encoding galactokinase, whose amino-acid sequence MTDNAELVTAFTELYGTAPEGVWAAPGRVNLIGEYTDFNDGFVMPLALPHTARAAVARRTDGELRLHSTDVPGGVVQLRVDELAPHSGHGWAAYPAGVVWALREAGHQVTGADIQLTSTVPTGAGLSSSAALEVVTALALNDLFELGLSASELAVLAQRAENAFVGVPCGVMDQMASACCTDGHALHLDTRDLTQRQVPFDLSAHGLRLLVVDTRVKHALGDGAYAERRAGCEAGARALGIGTLRDLPYDGLGAALDTLAESGADESVVRYVRHVVSDNARVEQVIALLDAGEVRAAGPVLTAGHVSLRDDLRVSCPELDLVVSAANAAGALGARMTGGGFGGSAIVLVEEADADAVTKSVLEAFTSAGYATPGVFPAVPSAGARRTG is encoded by the coding sequence ATGACCGACAACGCTGAGCTGGTCACCGCTTTCACCGAGCTGTACGGCACCGCCCCCGAAGGAGTCTGGGCGGCGCCCGGCCGGGTCAACCTGATCGGCGAGTACACCGACTTCAACGACGGCTTCGTGATGCCGCTCGCGCTGCCGCACACCGCGCGCGCGGCCGTCGCCCGCCGCACCGACGGCGAGCTGCGGCTGCACTCGACCGACGTGCCGGGCGGTGTCGTCCAGCTCCGCGTCGACGAGCTGGCCCCGCACTCCGGGCACGGCTGGGCGGCCTACCCGGCCGGCGTCGTCTGGGCGCTGCGCGAGGCGGGCCACCAGGTCACCGGCGCGGACATCCAGCTGACCTCGACCGTCCCCACCGGCGCCGGGCTCTCCTCGTCCGCCGCCCTCGAAGTGGTCACCGCGCTCGCGCTGAACGACCTCTTCGAGCTCGGCCTGTCCGCGTCCGAGCTGGCGGTGCTTGCGCAGCGCGCCGAGAACGCGTTCGTCGGCGTGCCGTGCGGCGTCATGGACCAGATGGCGTCGGCCTGCTGCACCGACGGCCACGCCCTGCACCTCGACACCCGCGACCTCACCCAGCGCCAGGTCCCGTTCGACCTGTCCGCGCACGGTCTGCGGCTGCTGGTCGTCGACACCCGGGTCAAGCACGCGCTGGGCGACGGTGCGTACGCGGAGCGGCGGGCCGGCTGCGAGGCGGGCGCGCGGGCGCTCGGCATCGGGACGCTGCGCGATCTTCCGTACGACGGTCTCGGCGCCGCGCTCGACACCCTCGCCGAGTCCGGTGCCGACGAGTCGGTCGTGCGGTACGTACGCCATGTGGTCAGCGACAACGCGCGGGTGGAGCAGGTCATCGCGCTGCTCGACGCGGGCGAGGTGCGCGCCGCCGGCCCTGTCCTCACGGCGGGCCATGTCTCGCTCCGTGACGACCTGCGGGTCTCCTGCCCCGAACTGGATCTGGTGGTCTCCGCGGCGAACGCGGCCGGGGCGCTGGGCGCCCGGATGACCGGCGGCGGCTTCGGCGGGTCGGCGATCGTGCTGGTGGAGGAGGCGGACGCGGACGCGGTCACCAAGTCGGTGCTGGAGGCGTTCACTTCGGCGGGATACGCGACGCCCGGGGTCTTTCCGGCGGTCCCGTCGGCAGGCGCCCGCCGCACCGGCTGA
- a CDS encoding GNAT family N-acetyltransferase has product MFRLETEVDKDRRLLLGERLHHSNRERSPELRALLATPAEHELPLEVWAMDGRGGLAGGLTGRTWAYWLHVDLLWVDDRHRGSGIGSQLLAEAERVAETDRACTRSRLETWGFQAPDFYRKRGYEVIGRVDNYPPGVTEFILTKTFG; this is encoded by the coding sequence ATGTTTCGTCTTGAGACAGAAGTAGACAAAGATCGTCGTCTTCTGCTGGGTGAACGGCTGCACCACAGCAACAGGGAACGCTCCCCGGAGCTCCGCGCCCTGCTCGCCACGCCCGCCGAGCACGAACTCCCGCTGGAGGTTTGGGCGATGGACGGCCGAGGCGGGCTGGCCGGCGGGCTGACCGGACGCACCTGGGCGTACTGGCTCCATGTGGATCTGCTCTGGGTCGATGACCGGCATCGCGGCTCCGGCATCGGTTCGCAACTGCTCGCCGAGGCCGAACGGGTGGCCGAGACGGACCGCGCCTGCACCCGCTCCCGGCTGGAGACCTGGGGGTTCCAGGCCCCCGACTTCTACCGCAAGCGGGGGTACGAGGTGATCGGGCGGGTCGACAACTACCCGCCCGGTGTCACCGAGTTCATCCTGACGAAGACCTTCGGCTGA
- a CDS encoding outer membrane protein assembly factor BamB family protein: MTQPPQPPNEPPQGGFGAPQDPPPGGFGAPVPPPADPFGKQPPTPPAGGFGAPQAQPPAGGFGAPQTPPAGPPQQPGYGYPQQPGYGYPPGPPAGQGLPPGQPPQQGYGYGYPTAPMQPQYAPPQKGGNGGKKFTTQMQIIVAAVVAVAVIIGGGIFLASGGDDKKNEVSSAGPTGEGKGGEDSGVGGGGKEKVPANTKSTVAFQLPEPKVGDVTTVDGSWLTDKAYVKTGVDEIVGYDKVKGTKLWSIPLEGQLCAASRHMSKDYKTAILFEEGKPTKAKKYQPCNQVGGIDLNTGKLMWSKPVTAATSGDEPVRFDEVTLSGTTVAAGGTEGGAAFDLNTGAERWKPKVGTDGCYDKGYGGGDALAVVRKCGTYDSPQLVIQALNPTTGAPLSSFKMPPGVDYASIVSTKPLVVAADVGDTAGDGSGISDFFSIDASTGKLLTKIAADGEKYAARCGSTEVETCQQLAVGNNRLYLPTEEHEGTGEYGDTNEIVSFDLTTGKPTSDKADAGDRYTMFPIRMDGSNIIAYKVPPYDKGGQIVSIDGSTFKQTVLMENPGDESVRDAETSFSMDYAEILYSGGRMYISEVMVSKPRESSLEDKQYLAVSFGTG, translated from the coding sequence ATGACTCAGCCGCCCCAGCCGCCCAACGAACCGCCCCAGGGCGGGTTCGGCGCCCCGCAGGACCCGCCGCCCGGTGGGTTCGGGGCACCGGTCCCGCCACCCGCCGACCCGTTCGGCAAGCAGCCGCCCACCCCGCCCGCGGGGGGATTCGGCGCCCCGCAGGCGCAACCCCCCGCCGGTGGTTTCGGCGCTCCGCAGACCCCGCCCGCCGGTCCGCCGCAGCAGCCGGGTTACGGCTATCCGCAGCAGCCCGGTTACGGCTACCCGCCGGGCCCTCCGGCCGGACAGGGCCTGCCGCCCGGTCAGCCGCCGCAGCAGGGCTACGGATACGGCTACCCGACGGCCCCGATGCAGCCGCAGTACGCGCCGCCGCAGAAGGGCGGGAACGGCGGCAAGAAGTTCACCACGCAGATGCAGATCATCGTTGCCGCGGTGGTCGCCGTGGCAGTGATCATCGGTGGGGGCATCTTCCTCGCCTCCGGTGGCGACGACAAGAAGAACGAGGTGTCCTCCGCCGGTCCCACCGGTGAGGGCAAGGGCGGCGAGGACAGCGGCGTCGGTGGTGGCGGCAAGGAGAAGGTGCCGGCGAACACCAAGTCCACCGTCGCCTTCCAGCTGCCGGAGCCGAAGGTCGGCGACGTCACGACGGTCGACGGCTCCTGGCTGACCGACAAGGCGTATGTGAAGACCGGCGTCGACGAGATCGTCGGCTACGACAAGGTCAAGGGCACCAAGCTCTGGTCCATCCCGCTGGAGGGCCAGCTCTGCGCCGCCTCCCGGCACATGTCGAAGGACTACAAGACGGCCATCCTCTTCGAGGAGGGAAAGCCGACCAAGGCGAAGAAGTACCAGCCGTGCAACCAGGTCGGTGGGATCGACCTGAACACCGGAAAGCTGATGTGGAGCAAGCCGGTGACCGCCGCTACCAGCGGTGACGAGCCGGTCAGGTTCGACGAGGTCACGCTCAGCGGCACCACGGTCGCCGCGGGCGGCACCGAGGGCGGCGCCGCCTTCGACCTGAACACCGGCGCCGAGCGCTGGAAGCCGAAGGTCGGCACCGATGGCTGCTACGACAAGGGGTACGGCGGCGGCGACGCGCTCGCGGTGGTCCGCAAGTGCGGTACGTACGACAGCCCGCAGCTCGTCATCCAGGCGCTGAACCCGACGACCGGCGCCCCGCTCTCGTCGTTCAAGATGCCGCCCGGCGTCGATTACGCGAGCATCGTCTCCACCAAGCCGCTGGTCGTCGCGGCCGATGTCGGCGACACCGCCGGTGACGGCAGTGGGATCTCGGACTTCTTCTCGATCGACGCGTCGACCGGCAAGCTCCTCACCAAGATCGCCGCGGACGGCGAGAAGTACGCCGCCCGCTGCGGCTCCACCGAGGTCGAGACCTGCCAGCAGCTGGCCGTCGGGAACAACCGGCTCTATCTGCCGACCGAGGAGCACGAGGGCACCGGCGAGTACGGCGACACCAACGAGATCGTCTCGTTCGACCTCACCACCGGCAAGCCGACCAGCGACAAGGCCGACGCCGGCGACCGGTACACGATGTTCCCGATCCGCATGGACGGTTCCAACATCATCGCGTACAAGGTCCCCCCGTACGACAAGGGCGGCCAGATCGTCTCCATCGACGGTTCCACCTTCAAGCAGACGGTGCTGATGGAGAACCCGGGGGACGAGTCCGTCCGGGACGCGGAGACCAGCTTCTCCATGGACTACGCGGAGATCCTCTACTCGGGCGGCCGGATGTACATCTCCGAGGTGATGGTGAGCAAGCCGCGCGAGAGCTCCCTCGAAGACAAGCAGTACCTCGCGGTCTCGTTCGGCACCGGCTGA
- the galE gene encoding UDP-glucose 4-epimerase GalE, which produces MSKPQSDPRLSPRKKYLVTGGAGYVGSVVAAHLLEAGHEVTVLDDLSTGFREGVPAGAEFIEGRIQDAARWLDSSYDGVLHFAAYSQVGESVTDPEKYWVNNVGGSTALLAAMRDAGVRTLVFSSTAATYGEPVSSPITESDPTAPTNPYGATKLAVDHMITGEAAAHGLAAVSLRYFNVAGAYGSHGERHSPESHLIPLVLQVALGRRESISVYGDDYPTPDGSCVRDYIHVADLAEAHLLALDAATAGEHLICNLGNGNGFSVREVIETVRKVTGHPVPEIAAPRRAGDPAVLVASATTARERLGWQPSRADLAGIVSDAWTFARREEPTAP; this is translated from the coding sequence GTGAGCAAGCCCCAGAGCGATCCCCGGCTCAGCCCCCGGAAGAAGTACCTGGTCACAGGCGGCGCCGGATATGTCGGCAGTGTGGTCGCCGCGCATCTTCTCGAAGCCGGTCATGAGGTGACCGTCCTCGACGACCTGTCGACCGGGTTCCGCGAGGGCGTCCCCGCCGGGGCCGAGTTCATCGAGGGCCGCATCCAGGACGCCGCGCGCTGGCTGGACTCCTCCTACGACGGGGTGCTGCACTTCGCCGCGTACTCCCAGGTCGGCGAGTCCGTCACCGACCCGGAGAAGTACTGGGTCAACAACGTCGGCGGATCCACCGCCCTGCTCGCCGCGATGCGTGACGCGGGTGTCCGCACCCTGGTCTTCTCCTCCACGGCCGCGACCTACGGCGAACCGGTCTCCAGCCCGATCACGGAGTCCGACCCGACCGCCCCCACCAACCCGTACGGCGCGACGAAGCTGGCCGTCGACCACATGATCACCGGCGAGGCGGCCGCGCACGGACTGGCCGCGGTCTCGCTGCGCTACTTCAACGTGGCCGGGGCGTACGGCAGCCACGGGGAGCGGCACAGCCCCGAGTCGCATCTGATTCCGCTGGTCCTCCAGGTCGCGCTCGGCCGCCGCGAGTCGATCTCCGTCTACGGCGACGACTACCCGACCCCCGACGGCAGCTGCGTACGCGACTACATCCACGTCGCGGACCTGGCCGAGGCCCACCTGCTGGCCCTGGACGCGGCCACCGCGGGCGAACACCTGATCTGCAACCTCGGCAACGGCAACGGCTTCTCGGTGCGCGAGGTCATCGAGACCGTCCGCAAGGTCACCGGCCACCCGGTCCCCGAGATCGCGGCCCCCCGCCGCGCCGGTGACCCGGCCGTGCTGGTCGCCTCCGCCACCACTGCCAGGGAGCGGCTCGGCTGGCAGCCGAGCCGTGCCGACCTGGCCGGAATCGTCTCCGACGCCTGGACGTTCGCCCGCCGAGAGGAACCCACCGCGCCATGA